The proteins below come from a single Bactrocera dorsalis isolate Fly_Bdor chromosome 5, ASM2337382v1, whole genome shotgun sequence genomic window:
- the LOC125779048 gene encoding kelch-like protein 17: protein MATSSSQTLALQRNSSEQNRFMEKLMKKIFNFYDEQSLIDVTFKVSNPTALVPAHRLILAAASPYFENLFNGNQGTNPVIEINDIDSDIFEHLITFCYTGQALITVNNVAAMLNAAIVLQLDDAISSIVDYLMAHIDEYTLRGAYTLEREMKCEHLKQNIIEYETKNFMEISRSDEFLNFDVGKLQSILVSDNLNITREEDAFDAIQRWYNYDVPARQEHLPLLIACLRLTQFNVDFLMTHIQPLPGCELLAFKAISWIREPTVRPMTNMRFTEPRGVSATNCGEKTILALCSELNPKLQQYNKTEDKWEEYASIKIDYEWYRTILKDDNLLFIGGWKRGATFNIVRSWNIRNKTWQNLPGMIQARSEHCVVELDEKIYAIGGCEGRALSSVERYTTSGGWKLVNSLIVERYNASAVTLNGKIYAMGGYKGYEQLKSVECYNPDSNTWTFCADMKICHSSPGVAAQAAAHKGHIYVLSRSGAERYDPQQNTWSQICSLEVGDGLMTCVSLNNELWAIGGESNSADNSCVSVFDEENFCWVERCSLPKSDVYNGFVVPESLLSSM, encoded by the exons ATGGCCACGAGTTCTTCCCAAACACTTGCTCTTCAGAGGAACTCCAGTGAGCAGAACCGTTTCATGGAgaaattaatgaagaaaatatttaacttctACGACGAGCAGTCTCTGATCGATGTGACATTTAAAGTTTCAAATCCAACGGCTCT tgtacccGCGCATCGTTTGATACTCGCAGCAGCGAGTCCTTACTTCGAGAACCTTTTCAATGGCAATCAAGGCACTAATCCAGTCATCGAGATAAATGATATCGATAGCGATATTTTTGAGCATCTAATAACCTTTTGTTACACCGGACAGGCCCTCATTACCGTTAACAATGTCGCTGCCATGCTAAATGCGGCTATCGTTTTACAATTGGACGATGCCATAAGCAGTATTGTAGACTATCTCATGGCACATATCGATGAATACACTTTGCGGGGCGCTTATACGCTGGAGCGTGAAATGAAATGTGAACATCTTAAGCAGAACATCATCGAATACGAGACCAAGAATTTCATGGAG ATCAGCCGAAGCgatgagtttttgaattttgatgtaGGAAAATTGCAAAGTATTCTGGTATctgacaatttgaatataaccCGTGAGGAAGATGCCTTCGATGCCATACAACGCTGGTACAATTACGATGTTCCTGCGCGTCAAGAGCATCTGCCACTTTTAATAGCTTGTCTGCGGCTTACCCAATTCAATGTGGACTTTCTTATGACACACATACAGCCGTTACCTGGATGTGAGCTACTGGCCTTCAAGGCGATATCGTGGATCAGAGAGCCTACAGTACGGCCAATGACAAATATGCGATTTACAGAACCACGTGGTGTCAGTGCTACAAATTGTGGTGAGAAAACAATCCTAGCGCTTTGCTCGGAG cTGAATCCCAAGCTGCAGCAATACAACAAAACTGAGGATAAGTGGGAGGAATATGCGAGTATAAAAATCGATTACGAATGGTACAGAACTATTTTGAAGGacgataatttattatttattggcgGTTGGAAAAGGGGTGCCACATTTAACATCGTCCGCAGCTGGAATATACGAAATAAGACATGGCAAAATTTACCCGGTATGATCCAAGCAAGAAGCGAACACTGCGTTGTCGAATTAGATGAGAAAATCTACGCGATTGGTGGTTGTGAGGGTAGAGCTTTGTCGTCGGTGGAAAG ATATACGACTTCCGGTGGTTGGAAGTTGGTGAACAGCTTAATTGTTGAACGATATAACGCCAGTGCAGTGACATTAAATGGTAAAATTTACGCAATGGGCGGTTATAAAGGCTATGAGCAACTAAAATCCGTCGAATGCTACAATCCGGATTCGAATACTTGGACTTTTTGCGCGGATATGAAAATATGTCACAGTTCACCTGGT GTAGCAGCACAGGCAGCAGCACATAAAGGTCACATTTATGTTTTAAGCCGTAGCGGTGCTGAACGTTACGATCCTCAGCAAAACACGTGGTCACAG ATTTGCTCTTTGGAAGTTGGTGATGGTTTGATGACTTGCGTATCGCTAAACAATGAACTATGGGCTATTGGTGGCGAGTCTAATTCTGCTGACAACTCATGTGTATCAGTCTTTGATGAAGAAAATTTCTGTTGGGTAGAAAGGTGCTCATTACCTAAAAGTGATGTGTATAACGGTTTTGTTGTGCCTGAATCCTTACTGTCGTCGATGTGA
- the LOC105226310 gene encoding kelch-like protein 17, which translates to MATSSSQALALQRNSSEQNHFIEKLMTKIFNFYDEQSLIDVTFKVSNPTALVPAHRLILAAASPDFENLFNGNQSTNPVIEINDIDSDIFEHLIIFCYTGQALITVNNLAAMLNAAIVLQLNDAKNHIVDYLMAHIDEYTLQGAYTLEREMKCELLTQKIIEYETQHFMVVSRSDEFLNFDVEKLQRILVSDNLNITREEDAFDAIQRWYNYDVPARQEQLPLLIACLRLNQFNVNFLMTYIQPLPGCELLAFKALSWIREPTTRPMINMRFTEPRGVSATNCGEKTILALCSDPSEVNPKLLQYNKTEDKWQEYASINIDYELYRTILKDDNLLFIGGFKNRAPYNIARSWNIRNKTWQNLPAMIQARWGHCVVELDNKIYAICGFDGNNYLSSVERYTTSDGWKFVNSLIIGRYDAGAVTLNGKIYIMGGYKGLGPLNQLKSVECYNPDSNTWTSCTDMTKSHSSPGVAAHKGHIYVVSLNGVERYDPQQGIWSQICSLKVSSGWVTCVSLDNKLWAIGGKSKSADKSCVSVFDEENSCWVERCSLPRSDVRNCFVVPESLLSSM; encoded by the exons ATGGCCACGAGTTCTTCCCAAGCACTTGCTCTTCAGAGAAACTCCAGTGAGCAGAACCATTTCatagagaaattaatgacgaaaatatttaacttcTACGACGAGCAGTCTCTGATCGATGTGACATTTAAAGTTTCAAACCCAACGGCTCT tgtacccGCGCATCGTTTGATACTCGCAGCAGCGAGTCCTGACTTCGAGAACCTTTTCAATGGCAATCAAAGCACTAATCCAGTCATCGAGATAAATGATATCGATAGCGATATTTTTGAGCATCTAATAATCTTTTGTTACACCGGACAGGCCCTCATTACCGTTAACAATCTCGCTGCCATGCTAAATGCGGCTATCGTTTTACAATTGAACGATGCCAAAAACCATATTGTGGACTATCTCATGGCACATATCGATGAATACACTTTGCAGGGCGCTTATACGCTGGAGCGTGAAATGAAATGTGAACTTCTTACGCAGAAAATAATCGAATACGAGACACAGCATTTCATGGTG GTCAGCCGAAGCgatgagtttttgaattttgatgtaGAAAAACTGCAACGTATCCTGGTATctgacaatttgaatataaccCGTGAGGAAGATGCCTTCGATGCCATACAACGCTGGTACAATTACGATGTTCCTGCGCGTCAAGAGCAACTGCCACTTTTAATAGCTTGTCTCCGGCTTAACCAATTCAATGTGAATTTTCTGATGACATATATACAGCCGTTGCCTGGATGTGAGCTACTGGCCTTCAAGGCGTTATCGTGGATCAGAGAACCTACAACACGGCCAATGATAAATATGCGATTTACAGAACCACGTGGGGTCAGTGCTACAAATTGTGGTGAGAAAACAATCCTAGCGCTTTGCTCAGATCCCTCAGAG gTGAATCCCAAGCTGCTGCAATATAACAAAACTGAGGATAAGTGGCAGGAATATGCGAGTATAAACATCGATTACGAACTATATAGAACTATTTTAAAGgatgataatttattatttattggcgGTTTTAAAAATCGTGCCCCATATAACATCGCCCGCAGCTGGAATATACGAAATAAAACATGGCAAAATTTACCCGCCATGATCCAAGCACGATGGGGGCACTGTGTTGTCGAATTAGATAATAAAATCTACGCGATTTGTGGTTTTGATGGTAATAATTATCTGTCGTCGGTGGAAAG ATATACGACATCCGATGGTTGGAAGTTCGTGAACAGCTTAATTATTGGACGATATGACGCAGGTGCAGTGACATTAAAtggtaaaatttatataatgggCGGTTATAAGGGCCTTGGGccattaaatcaattaaaatccGTCGAATGCTACAATCCGGATTCAAATACTTGGACTTCTTGTACGGATATGACAAAAAGTCACAGTTCACCTGGT GTTGCTGCACATAAAGGTCACATTTATGTTGTAAGCCTTAACGGTGTTGAACGGTACGATCCTCAGCAAGGCATATGGTCACAG ATTTGCTCTTTGAAAGTAAGTTCTGGTTGGGTGACTTGCGTATCACTAGACAATAAACTATGGGCTATTGGTGGCAAGTCTAAATCTGCTGACAAGTCATGTGTATCAGTCTTTGATGAAGAAAATTCCTGTTGGGTAGAAAGGTGCTCATTACCCAGAAGTGATGTGCGTAACTGTTTTGTTGTGCCTGAATCCTTGCTGTCGTCGATGtga